Below is a window of Macadamia integrifolia cultivar HAES 741 chromosome 8, SCU_Mint_v3, whole genome shotgun sequence DNA.
ttctttcAAGTCTTAACAGTCCCAAACTGAACAATTCTGGCCCTCCGGCCCTACGCCCCGGTCGCTAACCTTTCTTAGAACCAGAGCCCAAcaacatcatattcaatagAAATATTCCCAAGATCAGAGGTCTAATATTTATGACTTTGTCGTCTCTAattgtttccaaaaaaaaaaaaaaaaccaaggccAGGCTGAGTGCCTGACCCTGATTTTACCTGATTGGGCCGGGCCACCAGTGAGGACTCATGAGTCAGGACCTAGAGTTTCCCGGTACAATTTGTAACGTCCCTTAAAGGCAACAGTGCCAACAGCACTATACACAGCACTGACACACAGCCCTAAATTTGTGAAGTTCAACAAGGGACTAGGGTAGTAGAACACCAGGGGAAAACCACGTTCACGAAGCAAATCATAGGCTACCACTGGCTTGGTGTTCACTGTTTAGAGTCTACTCACTGTCTCACTCCGTCTGGTACGGTAGATCCTAACCTTTCCCGCACCGGAATAAGCATAATGAAACGGATATGTGCGaaggtaaaagaaaaatggCACTGGTTAAAAATGTACACCCCAAGGGCGCACGTTAGAACACTCGAAACCAGTTGAAACTGTGAACAGAGAGATTACCTGGATACGGACGTAATTGCTGCTACGACTCTGCCCGAATGCCATAGCAACGGCATGATCAACCAAATCGGCGGCACTGTCGCCGGCGATTCGAGCCATGGGTCTGGCCCAATCCTTGGCCTTCCACCCCTTCACCTGCTCGTAGTCGTAGCTACCTTCGAGAAGCTGACCGCTCCCCAGAGACAAGACCATAAGGTCCTCCACCCCTCGTACGAAAGGGAACTCTTGCTTGTTGTGCAGTACGTGCGTGATCGCCGCGGCGGCAGGATTGCTCATGGCCAGCCCTCCATCGACCGCTACGCACCGAGTCTGCCCGTCAATCGATCGCATACCCACCGGTTCAAAAAACGCCGGCTCAGCCGAAGTGGCTCGACACACCTCCCACAACCGGAAATCGAAGCTGTCTGTCTCAAGCGCGTCAGCTCGGGAGAAGAGAAATGGCGCCGAGCTCGAGAGATCGTAACATGGTATCAACACCGGCTTCAAGGTATCCTTGAGCGTCAGATTCCGACCGTTTGCCGTAAACGCATCTTTCATGGCCCGTTCTAAACCGGCTGTTGTGGAACCGGTTGAGCCGCTTGTTCCACCCTTAAATAATCGCCGGAAAAATCCTCCGGCAGAAAATGAACCGACTGATGATGGAAGGAATCGCTTCCCCTGCTCCGCCAAGAACTTCCACGTGTCCTCCGCGCGGAAAATGGGACGGCCGCCTCCTTGGGTGGCAAAGAGCATCGCCGTGAAGATCCCTCCGACGCCAGTCCCCGTGGCAACATCGAAATAATCGGCGATTCTAGCGTCGGGGTTGCCCGATTTGTTCTTGAGGGCTTGCTCGAGGTAAGCTAGGGCTTTACCTGCTAGTATCCCCCGCATGCCTCCGCCATCGATGCTGAGAATGCAGACCTTACCTCTCTGGTTCTTGATTGCCGATACGCCATTGTCAGTGGCTGCCGGCTCAGCAGCCCCAGCTTTTGTTTCGTTAGCTGGAGATATCTGTTTCGGCATCCAGAGCTTCTGATCATCGTAGCCGAAGAGAAATTTGCTTTCGAGAATAGAGAAGATCTCGTAGCTGAGCTTGTCGGTATCGACGCTTGGTTCTTGCATTTCCAACAAATTTGAAGCCATTCTAGACAATCTAGCAGGGGAGGTTGTTTGTCTCTACCTGATTtgactcctttttctttctcttgtacAAGAGTTTTCAGAGTTCCGGATAGGTTGGATTAGAAACTACTGTGCATGCTTTTGATGGCGGATGCTTCTGTAACTTCCAGTTTCAAATCGAAACTGATTTCTGAATTTAAAGCGTTTAAAAGCTCCCAACCCCTCCTTTTCTGAAGGAGTCAACAGATTTAACTTATTATTCgtccttcaccttcacctttcCGGCTTTCCCTCCAACAATCCCCTCCTTCAAGAATCTGTGCAGATTGCTTCCAAAACTCTGCTAAACCAAAATCTGAGCACGGATAGCGGCTCGACCTTCAACAAATTAAGCAAACTTCACCTGAAAGCTCTATCTTCACAAAATCCCGGAGAGCCTCCGAATATCGGCGCCCTAACGGATTCTCGACGATTTCAGCTTTCAACCTCCTTCTCTGTCTATATACAGACTGCAGAGTTACTCTCAGACCTTCCACGGCCTTTTGAGATTTGTGCCTTATCTAAACATTCCTACCTACGGCCTACTATATCAGAACTCATTCGAGCACAACACTAGACCTTTAAAACAAACTTCCTGTCTCTTTGCAGTCAAATCTTTTGCATCGAAAAACTAAAATATATCATCAGAGATTCCATCTCcagaaattcttcttcttttaattctCATGAGCAGAAATCCTTCGAGCTCATACGAGCATCTTCAAATTCCTTTCCTCTAACCATTTCTTTAAACGGAGCATCACGAGCTATAGCTAGCGAGCGAGCGAGCGAACGAacagagaagaaacaaaggagGATAAGGAGACAGAAaaactcaagagtgttgcagaGCGTGTCTGCTAAACCCAGAGGGTCTTCAGAGctcatatattttctctctctcacgttCACGAATCACGAATCCCCAAACCAATTTCCTCATGGTTTACACTAGCACCGAAGATGATTAGG
It encodes the following:
- the LOC122087258 gene encoding patatin-like protein 6, with product MASNLLEMQEPSVDTDKLSYEIFSILESKFLFGYDDQKLWMPKQISPANETKAGAAEPAATDNGVSAIKNQRGKVCILSIDGGGMRGILAGKALAYLEQALKNKSGNPDARIADYFDVATGTGVGGIFTAMLFATQGGGRPIFRAEDTWKFLAEQGKRFLPSSVGSFSAGGFFRRLFKGGTSGSTGSTTAGLERAMKDAFTANGRNLTLKDTLKPVLIPCYDLSSSAPFLFSRADALETDSFDFRLWEVCRATSAEPAFFEPVGMRSIDGQTRCVAVDGGLAMSNPAAAAITHVLHNKQEFPFVRGVEDLMVLSLGSGQLLEGSYDYEQVKGWKAKDWARPMARIAGDSAADLVDHAVAMAFGQSRSSNYVRIQANGSNLGQWGANVDKDWSPSNVKMLVGMAEEMLKQKNVESVMFGGKRIAEQTNFEKLDWFAGELVLEHQRRSCRIAPTVAFKQASSKGLSKLPPN